Within Eggerthella sp. YY7918, the genomic segment GTTTCAATGACCGGCACCTTCGACGTTTCCACACAATGACGTATGAGCCCCGCGCCGCCACGGGGGATGAGCACGTCCACCACCCCATGAAGCTGCATCAGCTCATCGGCAGCGCTGCGATCCGTCGTCGTGATCGCGCCGATACAGCCTTCGGGCAACCCGGCCGCAACGGCAGCTTCGTGCAGTACGCGCGCAATAATTTCATTCGATGCCGCCGCAAGGCTTCCGCCGCGTAAAACAACGGCGTTGCCCGACTTCAGGCAAATGCCCGCCGCATCGGCCGTTACGTTGGGGCGCGCCTCGTACACCAGAGCCACAACCCCAAGCGGCACACTCACGCGTTCAAGCTCAATGCCGCTCTCCAGCGTTCGCGTTTCTTGTACACATCCAAGCGGATCGGGCAGTTTGGCAAGGTCCTCAAGAGCGGAGGCCATATCCTCGATGCGCCCCGCATCCAACATAAGTCGATCGAGCAAGCTTTCCTTCGTGCCCGCCGCACGGGCTGCATCCATGTCGCGCATATTTGCCTGAACAATGTCGTCCGTGTGCGTACGCAGTGCCGCCGCCATCGCGAACAGCGCCTCGTTGCGCACTTCGTTGCTTGTTTGCCCAAGCGTCACGCTGGCCGTACGCGCCTGCTCGGCAATGCGCCGAACTTCAGCTTTCACCTGATCGTTTGCCATACCCATCCCTCACTCAAAAACAACAAGCTCGTCACGATGCACAAGCGGCTTCTCCGTCAAATGCGCAAGCAGGCGGTTTGCCTGCAACTCCTCACGAGAAAGGCCGCACGCAAGCTGCACCTCGTCAATCGCCGCAGCCACTTTACCGCGCGCAAATATGTGCCCGGTACCGTCCTTGATGTCCACAACGTCATCGGCCTCAAAGCGACCCTCAACCGCCTTCACGCCCACCGGCAGAAGAGAACTACCCTTACTTACAAGCGCGGCCTTCGCGCCGTCATCCACAATGAGCGCGCCACGGGCGGCATCGCCAAGAGCAATCCACAGCTTCTTCGGCGTGATTTCATGAGGCTTTTGCGCGGCGACGAAGAGAGTTCCCACGTCCTTGCCGGCCGCCGCGTCCACAATCGCGTCCGCGCGTCGTCCGTCGCAGATAACCATCGGAATACCCGCCACCATAAGGACGCGCGCCGCCTTGATCTTCGTAATCATACCACCGGAGCCGACCGTGCTGCCCGCTTCGCCCGCCACTGCCATAATGGCAGGATCGATGGCATCCACCCGGCTGATAAGACGCGCCTCGGGATGGGTATGCGGGTTGGCATCGTAGAGCCCCTCGATATCCGAAAGGATTACCATAAGGTCGGCCTCTACCAAGCACGCCACAAGCGCAGCCAACGTATCGTTGTCACCAAAGCGAATCTGCTCGACCGATACCGTATCGTTTTCGTTCACGATAGGCACCACGCCCAAATCAAGCAGCCGATCAAACGTATCACGCGCATGCAAATAGGCCGATCGATCGGCCGTATCGCGCCGAGTGAGCAGCACCGTCGAAGTCACAATATCGTGCGCAGCAAACGCTTCTGCATAGGCGGTTGAAAGTGCGCTCTGCCCCACCGATGCCGCCGCCTGAAGACTCGGCATATCGTGGGGGCGCTTCTCGATCCCCAGCTTCTCAAGCCCGCACGCGATGGCCGCCGAGGTGACCACAATCGGCCGCCACCCCGCCGCACGGACGCGTGCAATCTGATCGGCAATGCGCGCAAGATAGTCGTAGTCGATCCCGCTCTCCGACGTGGTAAGCGTTGACGACCCTATTTTAATCACGAGACGCCGCGCGCCCTCCCCGTGCGTAGAACCCGTAAACTTTGTCACAGATCAAGCTCCTTGAACATATCCTCTGCCGTGCGCGCCGACTCGAACTCGAACGCGCGCCCCACAATGCGAATTTCATCACCATCGACCGCGCCGGCCTTCTCGAGCGCCGACTCAACTCCCAAACGCTTCAGCCGATGCTGCAAAAACGCAATGGCCTCTTCGTTCTCCCAGTCGGTCTGCACCACCATACGCTCCACCTGGGGGCCTTCGACACGGAACACGCCGCCGCCCATCGGAACCACGCGGAAGCGCCGGTCGCGCTCAGCGCGCTTAAGCTCCCACACATGTTCGTACTGCACGTCGTTTTCGGCATCCGCACGAGCCGCCTCGCGCAGGGCCTGCACTTTGGTGGCGATGGCGGCCTTAAGGCCCTCGACCCCCTCACCCGTAAGAGCGCTGATGCGGTAAAGCTTCGGATCGATGGGACTCGGGCCGAACTCGTCGCCGTCCGCCGCAGCGATAGAATCTGCACGCACGCGCGCCGCCAATCGTTCGCAAGCTTCTTCGGTGCCGGGCACGTCAATCTTATTAGCCACAACAATGCGGGGCCGATCGGCCAATTCGTCAGCATACAGCGCCAGTTCACGATTGATGATCTCGTAGTCCTCAAGCGGGTCGCGTCCTTCCCAGTCGCCCGTCAGGTCAACCACATGCACGATGAGCGCGGTGCGTTCTATATGACGCAAAAACTCATGTCCCAAACCGCGCCCTTCGGCTGCGCCCTCAATAAGGCCGGGAATGTCGGCC encodes:
- a CDS encoding glutamate-5-semialdehyde dehydrogenase — its product is MGMANDQVKAEVRRIAEQARTASVTLGQTSNEVRNEALFAMAAALRTHTDDIVQANMRDMDAARAAGTKESLLDRLMLDAGRIEDMASALEDLAKLPDPLGCVQETRTLESGIELERVSVPLGVVALVYEARPNVTADAAGICLKSGNAVVLRGGSLAAASNEIIARVLHEAAVAAGLPEGCIGAITTTDRSAADELMQLHGVVDVLIPRGGAGLIRHCVETSKVPVIETGTGNCHVYVHESADLAKAHAIVVNAKCRRYGVCNAAETLLVDASIAEAFLPGVLADLRERGVVLHADERAVALAARAGIEVVRATEDDWATEYLAPELAVRVVEGVDEAINHVNRYGTKHSEAIVAEDATACEAFLARVDAAAVYANASTAFTDGAQFGLGAEIGISTQKLHVRGPFALGALTSYKYLLRGAGQVRA
- the proB gene encoding glutamate 5-kinase; translated protein: MTKFTGSTHGEGARRLVIKIGSSTLTTSESGIDYDYLARIADQIARVRAAGWRPIVVTSAAIACGLEKLGIEKRPHDMPSLQAAASVGQSALSTAYAEAFAAHDIVTSTVLLTRRDTADRSAYLHARDTFDRLLDLGVVPIVNENDTVSVEQIRFGDNDTLAALVACLVEADLMVILSDIEGLYDANPHTHPEARLISRVDAIDPAIMAVAGEAGSTVGSGGMITKIKAARVLMVAGIPMVICDGRRADAIVDAAAGKDVGTLFVAAQKPHEITPKKLWIALGDAARGALIVDDGAKAALVSKGSSLLPVGVKAVEGRFEADDVVDIKDGTGHIFARGKVAAAIDEVQLACGLSREELQANRLLAHLTEKPLVHRDELVVFE
- the obgE gene encoding GTPase ObgE produces the protein MFIDKVRIHVKGGDGGAGCMSFRREAHVPKGGPDGGDGGHGGNVVVEADASLSSLIEYRFKHHFKAERGTHGKGSRMHGATGEDLVLRVPVGTVVREYFEDTKETGELIADLTHDGERVVVAGGGMGGRGNIHFVTPTRRAPAFAELGEPAQERWIELEMKLMADAALVGMPSAGKSSLIAKISAARPKIADYPFTTLVPNLGVARSGDLSFVAADIPGLIEGAAEGRGLGHEFLRHIERTALIVHVVDLTGDWEGRDPLEDYEIINRELALYADELADRPRIVVANKIDVPGTEEACERLAARVRADSIAAADGDEFGPSPIDPKLYRISALTGEGVEGLKAAIATKVQALREAARADAENDVQYEHVWELKRAERDRRFRVVPMGGGVFRVEGPQVERMVVQTDWENEEAIAFLQHRLKRLGVESALEKAGAVDGDEIRIVGRAFEFESARTAEDMFKELDL